One Nicotiana sylvestris chromosome 12, ASM39365v2, whole genome shotgun sequence genomic window carries:
- the LOC138882786 gene encoding uncharacterized protein, translating into MAVSLRNGRDLDAQQERARETRQAETLIPVPIELDESTKLTERLAKYQKEEQYKKFLEMLKQIQVNIPLIDALKEMPGYAKMMKGLMSRKFDFQDMATVTQTCSAVVTRPIVKKLSDPGRFTIPCTIGNFSFSKVLCDLGASINLIPLAIYKRLGIGRARPTSILLQLADRTVNRRLGILDDVLIQVGKFVFPTNFVILDCKVDEEIPIILGRTFLATGRAIIDCETGELKMRLNDEEITFNLQKSMR; encoded by the exons ATGGCGgtgagtctacgtaatggcagagaTTTGGATGCACAACAAGAGAGAGCTCGAGAAACCAGACAGGCTGAGACACTcataccagtgcccattgagttAGATGAGTCAACAaaactgacagag AGGCTGGCTAAGTACCAAAAGGAGGAGCAATACAAGAAGTTCTTGGAGATGctaaaacaaatccaggtaaatattccattgattgatgctttgaaagagatgcctgggtatgcaaaaatgatgaagggcttgatgtcccgaaaatttGATTTCCAAGACATGGCCACAGTTACTCAGAcctgtagtgcagtggtgactagaccaattgtaaaaaagctgtctgacccagggagatttacaattccatgcactattggtaatttttctttttctaaggTACTGTGTGATCTAGGGGCCAGCATAAATCTTATTCCCCTGGCGATTTATAAGAGGTTGggtattggaagagctagacccacctctatattgttgcagctggctgacaggactGTAAATCGACGCTTAGGTATCTtggatgatgtgttgattcaggtagggaaatttgtgttccctacaAATTTTGTAATCTTAGACTGCAAAGTAGATgaagagattcccataattttgggaaggacgTTCTTAGCCACTGGGAGAGCTATCATTGATTGTGAgactggggagctcaagatgagattgaacgacgaagagataacattcaatttgcagaaatctatgaggtgA
- the LOC138884104 gene encoding patatin-T5-like, translating into MATTGSYFILFFLVLATTGSTSSVVGEIATVLSIDGGGIKGIIPATVLSFLESQLQELDNNEDARLADYFDVIAGTSTGGILTTMISAPNEKGRPFSAAKDIVSFYFEHGPKIFPQGVWPPILGPKYDGKYLHKVLEDKLGETRLHQTLTNVVIPTFDMKKFQPIIFTKSEIANSPHLDAKMSDICYGTAAAPTYFPPYYFENDDGKGNQHEFNLIDGGVVAVNPALIAVSTVTKSVDPSVASIKPLDVKQVLLLSLGTGTTADFAGTYTAKEADNWGLVSWLFHNNSNPLIEMSSEASVIMNDYYIATIYRALGAETNYLRIEENALTGTTTQMDNATEANMNLLVQVGENLLKKPVSKENPETNEEALKKFAKLLSERKKRRANKADS; encoded by the exons ATGGCAACTACTGGAtcttattttattctattttttttggTACTGGCAACTACTGGATCAACATCCTCTGTGGTGGGAGAAATAGCGACTGTTCTAAGCATTGATGGAGGTGGCATTAAAGGCATCATCCCTGCTACTGTTCTTTCTTTTTTGGAAAGCCAACTCCAG GAATTAGACAATAATGAAGATGCAAGACTTGCAGATTACTTTGATGTGATTGCGGGGACAAGTACAGGTGGCATATTGACCACTATGATAAGTGCTCCAAATGAAAAGGGTCGTCCCTTCTCTGCTGCCAAAGATATTGTATCCTTTTACTTCGAGCATGGCCCTAAGATTTTTCCACAGGG AGTTTGGCCTCCCATTTTGGGCCCCAAATATGATGGAAAATATCTTCACAAAGTTCTGGAAGACAAGTTGGGAGAGACTCGTTTGCATCAGACTTTAACAAATGTTGTCATTCCAACTTTTGACATGAAGAAATTTCAGCCAATAATATTCACCAAATCGGAG ATAGCAAACTCACCTCATCTGGATGCTAAGATGTCTGACATATGCTATGGTACCGCTGCTGCTCCAACTTATTTTCCTCCATATTACTTTGAGAATGATGATGGTAAAGGAAATCAGCATGAGTTCAATCTTATTGATGGTGGTGTTGTTGCTGTCAATCCG GCCTTAATTGCCGTAAGCACAGTAACCAAAAGTGTGGATCCATCAGTTGCTTCTATAAAGCCATTGGACGTCAAACAAGTTTTGCTGCTCTCATTAGGGACTGGCACTACTGCAGATTTTGCTGGGACATACACAGCAAAGGAGGCAGATAATTGGGGTCTTGTTTCCTGGCTATTTCATAATAATTCGAACCCTCTTATTGAAATGTCATCTGAAGCAAGTGTTATTATGAATGATTATTACATCGCCACCATCTATCGCGCTCTTGGTGCTGAAACGAATTACCTCAGGATTGAA GAAAATGCATTAACTGGTACTACAACCCAAATGGATAATGCTACAGAGGCTAATATGAACTTATTGGTACAAGTTGGTGAAAACTTGTTGAAGAAACCAGTTTCCAAAGAGAATCCTGAAACCAATGAGGAAGCTCTAAAGAA GTTTGCTAAATTGCTCtcagaaaggaagaaaagacgtgCAAACAAAGCCGACTCATAA